From the Deltaproteobacteria bacterium genome, the window AAAAAGCCGCCGGGGCCAGCAGTATGAAAGGGAATCCGATTCAACTGACGGCCGAAGAGCTTAGAGTCATCCTGGTAAAGGCTTAGAATAAAGGCAAGCATACTTCCAACCTGACCCTATATCTTACCGCTCGTGCTTCCGGAAGAACTCCCAAATGACATCGGTGGCCCTTATTTTGTTCGATGTCTTGCCTACCAGGCTCTCCGGCAGGAAGCTCCTGCCCCCGGCCCAGGTGTGCCCCAGACCGGCGACCGCGAAATAGATGACTTCAGCGTTACCCAGGCCGGGAGAGTAGGTTTCTATGCGCACGCCGTCGGCTTCGGATAGGCTGGCCGGCACCGCGGGACAACTGAGCGCCCTGGCCCACTTCAAGATCGAATCGCGTACAGGTGGTTTCGGTTTCGCCCGGATCCTGTCGCTGACTCCAATTGCCAGTTTCGGAACGCCACCTTCGATCGGATTCAATGGATCGGCCGTGCCGGTGATATAGCACAGAGAGACAGGGTGCTTGAACAGGGGTGGATCGAACCATAGTGCACCGGCGACAGGGGCAATGGCGGCGATGCGATCAGACAATGCCGCGCCGACGAGAAAGCTCATGGAAGCGCCGTTGGAAAAACCGGTGACGAAAACACGCCGCTTGTCCAGAGCGAAGCGGGTGGAGAGATCATCAAGCATGGCGGCGATAAAGCCGACATCGTCCGGGGGTTTCTGGCCGGGATAAAACCGATCGGAACCGTCGTTCCAGAGCTGAGGATTCCTGACAAAGCTGCTCGGCTGTGCCGGGTCACGAGCCATGGCGTTGGGAAAGACGGCCAGCAATCCTTCCGTTTCAGCTTTCATCGTCCACTCCGTCTCCCGCATGGCGGCTCTCGCGGTGCCACCGCCGCCGTGAAGCATGATAACCAGTGGCGAAGGCCTTTGCGGTTGGTAAGTTGCAGGAACATGAACGATGTAGGTCCGGTCCAGGCCGTTCACGGTGATTGCAAGGCTATGGCTGCCCGGTCCCGCATGCTTATCCTGGGAGTGGGCGTTCGGAGGATTGCACAACAGGACAGAGAAGCAAACCCAAAAGGTCACCAGCGAGAAGGACCCCGTATCCTTGGTCTTACCGTCAATCATTTCTGAAACACCTCCGTTGCCGCAGACTTCTTTTTCAGCAATTTTAATCCTCGGGGACAGACTGCCGAGCAAATGCCGCAATTATCCCTTTGTGATTTATGAAAGAATAGATCATTTTCCTGCTTTTTTCAAGAATTGCCATTTTCTCCTGGGTAAGGATCTCCGCAATAATCTGTTACGACGCCATCGTTAAAAATCGGGTTGCATTTTTGTGAAGATAGGAAGAAAATAGAAAATAAGTACAGTCTGATAAAAAGACCTTAGGCGAGGAGAAGTCCTTGAAGAATCCAAAGCCCTCCCCTGCGGAACCCGAGTGCGAGGAGCGCTACCGTCTGCTCACCGAAAACGCCGGTGATACCATCTGGGCGGTTGATCTGACAGGAAAGCTGACCTACATCAGCCCTTCGGTTGAAGGCCTCTGCGGATTTACCCCGGCAGAATGTCTGGCGCGAAGCCTTAACAAGGCTCTCACCCCGGCCTCCATGACCCTCATCAGGGAGGATACGCAAAAAATCATCGCTGAGGCCGCCAGCGGTGAACCCTTGAAAGCCCACCGCCTTGAATTGGAATTCATTCATAAAGATGGTACCTCAGTCTGGGCGGAAGCGACATCCAATGCTATGTTCAACGCCGCCGGTGAACTAGTAGGGATTCAGGGCATCAGCCGGGACATTACCGAGCGTAAGCGGGCCGAGGAAGCGCTGCAGAGAAGCGAGGCGAGATTCCACACTATCTTCGCCCAATCCCCGGCCGGCATAGAATTATACGACGCCGGCGGCAAACTGATTGACGTCAATCCGGCATGCCTGGAGATATTTGGTGTCGAAAGCGCCGACGTCGTAAGGGGATTCGATCTGTTCACCGATCCCAATTTACCTACCGAAGCCCGCAGCCGCCTTGAGCAAGGCGAGCCGGTCCAGTACGAAACAGCGTTCAATTTTGAATTGGTTCGTCAGTGGGTACTCTACCCGACGACCAGATCCGGGCAGTGCTTTCTGAACTGTCTCATCGCTCCGCTCCACGGGCCGGATCATTCCATCACCGGCTATCTGGTACATGTGCAGGACATCACCGACCGCATGCGGGCCGAAGAAGCCTTACGGGAAAGCGAAACGCGCTATCGCCAACTGGTGGACAAAACCGATACGGGATTTGTAGTTGTTGATGACCAGGGAATTGTCATTGAGGCGAACGAACCATATATGCGGCTGATCGGTGCGGAAAAGTTGGAAGAGATTACCGGGCATTCGGTGATTGAGTGGACCGCACCGGAGGCACAGGAAAGTAACACTGCCTCGGTGGCCCTCTGTGCCCGCCAGGGTTTTATCCAGGACTTTGAAACGATTTATACGCACCGTAACGGATCGCGCCTCCACATCAATATCAATGCCACAACCCATGAAACGCCGGATGGGAAACGTCTAATCTCTTTCTGCCGAAATATCACAAAACGCAAGCAAATGGAAGAGGCTTTGCGGGAGAGTGAAATGCGGCTCCGCACGGTGATAGAAGCGGTGCAGGAAGGTATCACCTTCAGCGACAAAAAGGGGTATTTTGAGGCCTATAATTCAAGGATGGAAAAATTAACCGGTTACTCGGCAGACGAGGCCAATGCCTCTTCGGATTTTACCACCCTCCTCTACCCTGACCCGAAGGATCGCGAGAAAGCGCTCGCCGGACTCAGTGAGCTTACCACGATAGGCATGTCACGGGAGGCCGAGACAAAAATTCGGACGAAAGACGGAACACAAAAACATATCCTCGTTTCAACCACACTGATACCGTATAAGAATCAGAGAATGTTTCTGAGCAGTTATCACGATATTACCGAACGTAAACTCCTGGAAGCCGAACTCCGCCGGCAATCCATTGTTGATGAGCTTACCGGATTATTCAATCGAAGGGGATTTCTGACCCTTGCCGAGCAGCAACTGAAATTTGCCGAGCGGGCAAAGAAAAGCCTTATTCTGTTCTTCATGGATCTTGATCACATGAAATGGATCAATGATACAATGGGTCACCGGGAAGGCGATAGGGCCCTCATTGAAATTGCAACGGTTCTCCTACAGACCTTCAGAAAATCGGATATCATCGGTCGTATGGGCGGGGATGAGTTTGCAGTCCTGGCCATCGATACCGCCCACGAGGTAGGACAGACTGTCGCCCGTTTATGCGAGTCTCTCGACAGCTTTAACCAGTCTAAAACAAGAACATACAAACTCTCCCTGAGCTTAGGTACGGCACATTTTGACCCTGATAACCCCAGTTCACTTGACGATCTCATGGCCAGGGCCGATAATCTGATGTACAGGGAAAAAAGAACCAAACGGCAGATACGCCACGGATCCTAAACTTTTATTTATAAGGAGAAAACGGTGAATAAAAAAGACACAAACAATGCATCGACACTACTTGGTCGTCGCGATTTTCTTATTGCAGCCGCAGGCACCGTCGCAGCGCTCACGACGGGCGGTCTTCCCGGAACCGTCCGGGCAGCGTCGCCCCAGGCCCTGCCCCCTCTCCCTTACCCTGAAAATGCCTTGGAACCGGTCATAACAGCCCGGACAATCGGTTTTCATTACGGGAGACATCACAAGGGCTACGTGGATAACCTGAACAAGCTTGTGGCCGGCACAGAATATGCCGATTGGTCTCTGGAGAAGATCGTTACCGGGACCGCCGGACGGGCAGAGAAGTCCGCAATCTTCAACAATGCGGCGCAAGTCTGGAACCACACCTTTTACTGGAAAAGCATGAAACCCAATGGGGGTGGCGAACCGCCCGCTGTCCTGAAGCGCAAAATCGAGGCCTCTTTCGGCAGCGTGGAAGCCTGCAAGAAGGAGCTTGCCGGCGCAGCCCTTTCACAGTTCGGGAGTGGTTGGGCCTGGCTTGTTCTTGATGGCCTCAAGCTCAAGACGGTCAAGACCGCCAATGCCGATGTCCCCTTTACAACCGGTCTGAAGCCGCTGCTTACGATAGACGTCTGGGAGCATGCCTATTACCTGGATTATCATAATCGCCGGGCCGACTATGTCAATGCCGTGCTCGACAAGCTGATCAACTGGGAATTTGCCTTGCAGAATGCCGGCTGATTCGGACCGGTTTTTTTAAATAAATCATTGTAACAAAAGGAGAACGGGACTGCCGGACTGGAAAATTCGCGAGCACTATCTTGGGGATTTTACCGGGGGATCTACTTAAATTCCACTACGATGGGATTGGTCATTTCTATTTTCAAGCCTTCGATCCCTTTTACAAGTTCCTTTACTTCTTCGATCGTCTGAGGCTGGGCTGCATTGACTTTGTCAAAAATTTCCTTGTTTTCTATAAACTTCCCGAAATGCAGCTCGACGATGGTTAACTCAGAATTTTTCCTGTAGGTTGCATTGGTTTTAAGGATTGTGCCGTCTATTTCGAGGGCGATCCTCAATCCCATGTCTTTCAAAAACATCTTCATCATCTCCGCCGCTTTGGGGTCGGGCTGGCTTTCTTTCTGCACTTCTCCTTTTGGAACCTGGGCTTCCTTTTCCCCTTTAAATTTGGGCATGGTCACCGTCAGGGTTGAGACAGGGCCTTTCACAAATTTAAACAGGATCACCTCTTCTTTTTTGGCTGAAATTTTCTTATCTTCCCCAAGTTTCCCGGCCTTGTTTCCCGGATTCTGGTCGATTCTAAGGGTATTGATATCTTTGAACGCGTAAATAGCTTTAAAACCACCCATTGTTTCCGTCTTCAGCGGAACTGCAGAAACGAATTTCACCTCCGGTCCATATTGATTTTCTTTCGCCCGGGCATCCTTAATCATCCCCTGAATGGGGTCCTCTTTTTCAGCCTTGGTTTCATTTTTATTATTTTTATCAGCCGCAGCAAACTCTTTTGAAAGATCCTGAAAGGATTCCAACAAAGAATTAGACAGCATTACGGTTTCCTCGATAAAACCGCTGCCGTCAGCTTTGATACGTATAACCGTATCGGTCTGAAAGCAGCCGAATAAGAAGACAGAAATTATGATCACACAAAAAAATTTGAAATATGGCATTAGACTACCTTCCCGGTTACCTCTTTTCCAAGAGGGTTTTGACCTCGTTTCCAGCCTCACAGCCAGGGGGATTCCCGGGAGTTTCAAAAAAATTACGAGGCCGGCACGCGGCATTCGTTCAGATAACGGGCGATGATCTCTTCACTTAAGGAATAGGGATCGGTTTTTTTGTGGATCAGGTCCTGGATGAAGACCTCCCACTGGCCGGTACGGGTCAGATGCTCCATGATCACCTGGATGACATCCTGTTTGACCAAATCAAACAGCTCCATGCGGGCCCGGTCGTATTGAAACTTTTCCAGATGGGCAGGGTCTTTCTTGAGCAGGAAAGCCCGATGTTCCTCGATGCCCTTCATCAGATCCTCGATCCCTTCATTTTTGACCGCCTCGGTCAGAAAGATGGACGGTTTCCAGCCACCTTTGGTTTTCCGGTCCTTGTCCATCTCGATCATCATCATCAATTCCTGGCGGGTCTTTTGCACCCCTTCCCTTTCGGCCTTATTGATAACAAAGACATCGCCGACCTCCAGGATACCAGCCTTGATGGCCTGGATATCATCTCCCATGCCGGGTATGAGGATGATCAAAGTGGTATGGGCCGACCGGACGATCTCGATCTCGTCCTGCCCTACTCCGACCGTCTCGACCAAAATGTAATCCTTGCCCATGGCATCCAGGACGGCGATGGCCCCTCGGGTCGAAGGCGTGAGACCCCCGAAATGGCCCCGGGTGGCCATACTGCGGATGAAAACCCCTTCATCGGTGCTGTGCCGCTGCATGCGGATGCGGTCTCCCAAAATGGCCCCACCGCTGAAGGGGCTGGTGGGGTCCACGGCCAGGACCCCGACCGTTTTTCCCTGGGCCCGCAAATACTGGATCATCCGGTCCACCAGGGTGCTTTTGCCCACCCCGGGGGAGCCGGTGATGCCGATCACATAGGCCTTCCCGGTGTGGGGATACAATTCCTTGAGCAATCCCCTGGCTTCGGTAAGACCATCATCGATATCCCGGATCAAACGGGCCACGGTCCGAAGGTCCCCGGCTAAAATTTTTTGAACCCGGTTCATGATTGTCTCGGCCTTATATTTTCCCGAACCCATTTAACGATCCCATCCAACGTAGCACCTGGGGTAAAGATTTCTTTTACCCCTTTTTCCTTTAAGGAAACGATGTCCTCGTCGGGGAAGATGCCGCCGCCGATTAAGGCGATATCTTCGGCCCCTTTTTCCTTGAGCAATTCCATTACCCGGGGTAACAAAAAATTGTGGGCCCCGGCCAGGCTGGACAAGCCGATGAGGTCCACATCCTCCTGCAAAGCGGCCTGGACGATTTCTTCCGGAGTTTGATGCAAGCCGGTATAAACCACCTCGAATCCGGCATCCCGAAAGGCCCGGGCAATAATGCGGGAGCCGCGGTCATGTCCGTCCAATCCCGGTTTTCCTACCAATATGCGTATCTTCCGTTCCTGGGTCATAAGTTTCACCTTTAAAAAGAAAATAATGTTACGGGTTACGAGTTGCGGGTTGCGGGTTCAAAACCAACCTTACTTCGACATTCGATATTCGATATTCGATATTCGCATTTTCATGCTTCGTGGTGCCCCCTGGGGCATGAGGGTTTAATATTCCGAATTCCGCAATCCGCAATCCGCAATTTAAAAGATTCCCGGGTCCCGATACCGGCCGAAGACCTTCCGATAGACATCACAGCATTCCTGTAAAGTGGCATATTCCGTAACCGCCTCAATCAATACGGGCATAACATTCTCGCTGTTCACACAGGCCTCGCCCAGGCGTTCCAAACATTCCCGGACCCGGCTGTTGTTCCGGTCGTTTTTTACCTGATGCAGTCGGGCGATCTGCCGGGCCTCTAATTCAGGGTCGATCTTCAGAATCTCCACCGGCGGGGGCT encodes:
- the meaB gene encoding methylmalonyl Co-A mutase-associated GTPase MeaB — its product is MNRVQKILAGDLRTVARLIRDIDDGLTEARGLLKELYPHTGKAYVIGITGSPGVGKSTLVDRMIQYLRAQGKTVGVLAVDPTSPFSGGAILGDRIRMQRHSTDEGVFIRSMATRGHFGGLTPSTRGAIAVLDAMGKDYILVETVGVGQDEIEIVRSAHTTLIILIPGMGDDIQAIKAGILEVGDVFVINKAEREGVQKTRQELMMMIEMDKDRKTKGGWKPSIFLTEAVKNEGIEDLMKGIEEHRAFLLKKDPAHLEKFQYDRARMELFDLVKQDVIQVIMEHLTRTGQWEVFIQDLIHKKTDPYSLSEEIIARYLNECRVPAS
- a CDS encoding PAS domain S-box protein yields the protein MKNPKPSPAEPECEERYRLLTENAGDTIWAVDLTGKLTYISPSVEGLCGFTPAECLARSLNKALTPASMTLIREDTQKIIAEAASGEPLKAHRLELEFIHKDGTSVWAEATSNAMFNAAGELVGIQGISRDITERKRAEEALQRSEARFHTIFAQSPAGIELYDAGGKLIDVNPACLEIFGVESADVVRGFDLFTDPNLPTEARSRLEQGEPVQYETAFNFELVRQWVLYPTTRSGQCFLNCLIAPLHGPDHSITGYLVHVQDITDRMRAEEALRESETRYRQLVDKTDTGFVVVDDQGIVIEANEPYMRLIGAEKLEEITGHSVIEWTAPEAQESNTASVALCARQGFIQDFETIYTHRNGSRLHININATTHETPDGKRLISFCRNITKRKQMEEALRESEMRLRTVIEAVQEGITFSDKKGYFEAYNSRMEKLTGYSADEANASSDFTTLLYPDPKDREKALAGLSELTTIGMSREAETKIRTKDGTQKHILVSTTLIPYKNQRMFLSSYHDITERKLLEAELRRQSIVDELTGLFNRRGFLTLAEQQLKFAERAKKSLILFFMDLDHMKWINDTMGHREGDRALIEIATVLLQTFRKSDIIGRMGGDEFAVLAIDTAHEVGQTVARLCESLDSFNQSKTRTYKLSLSLGTAHFDPDNPSSLDDLMARADNLMYREKRTKRQIRHGS
- a CDS encoding superoxide dismutase, translated to MAAAGTVAALTTGGLPGTVRAASPQALPPLPYPENALEPVITARTIGFHYGRHHKGYVDNLNKLVAGTEYADWSLEKIVTGTAGRAEKSAIFNNAAQVWNHTFYWKSMKPNGGGEPPAVLKRKIEASFGSVEACKKELAGAALSQFGSGWAWLVLDGLKLKTVKTANADVPFTTGLKPLLTIDVWEHAYYLDYHNRRADYVNAVLDKLINWEFALQNAG
- a CDS encoding cobalamin B12-binding domain-containing protein, with the protein product MTQERKIRILVGKPGLDGHDRGSRIIARAFRDAGFEVVYTGLHQTPEEIVQAALQEDVDLIGLSSLAGAHNFLLPRVMELLKEKGAEDIALIGGGIFPDEDIVSLKEKGVKEIFTPGATLDGIVKWVRENIRPRQS